The genome window GCAATCTCTGGGATTGAAAACAGAAGTGGGATTGGCGTAGTTGTCTGTGACCACATAGGTGCCATTCTAGTGTCCCTTGCTTAGAGCTTCTCCCCAGCACTCACACCAGTGGAAATTGAAGTAGTTGAAGTAGCACGAGCATTGGAATTTGGACTGGAAATAGGTTCAAGTGAAGCTATTCTTGAAGGAGATTTGGAGCTAATCATGAATTCTTTAAAGGCAGGGGGAGGTACAATAGCTTTAGTGCAGCCGCTTATCCAGGAtgctattattttttcaaatcctTGCACAAAATTGCTATACTTTCATTGTAGAAGAGACGACAATAAATTAGCACATAGTCTAGCTAGATACTCGATAAATGTTTCTGACTATGTAGCATTGATGGAGGAAGTTCCCTATCCTTTACTTTCTGTAGCTCGAAATGATTTGACCAATTTGGCAAATCAAGTTCAATAAAATTCCAAcgttctttctccaaaaaaaaaaaaaaaaaaaaaaaaaaaaaaaaaaaaaattcaaattatataagCTTATGTATAAGTCATATAATATCATAATATATACCATATAATATTAAGTTATATCATATGTGCTGTGGTTACATCACATGGATGCCCACTTTTTTCCCTCATGTCATGAATATCATAATATATACCATATAATATTAAGTTATATCATATGTGCTGTGGTTACATCACATGGATGCCCACTTTTTTCCCTCATGTCATGTGACATGGTAAAagtatatttaaataattaacaTATTTCTTCTAAATGAAActctataaaatataaaatgatatagCTTCAAGGGTGCGCATTCTCAAGCTGGTTTTCATGGGTTAATGGGCTGGGTTAAACTCTATTCTTTTAAACCCGTAACCATTACaagttttagaaaatataaatgcattttaaaatttctagtaTGATTTATCTGGATTTTAAgacatattttaaatttgctAATTGGATTCATTTTGGTATGTTGAGGCCAAGTTTTGATGAAGTTGAAATATTAGGCTCAACTGTGTAGATTGCattcaattattaaattattgggctaaataaagaaatgaaacaactttttttttaagatctaaCAAAATTGCCGAAACCCATGCCTCATCTCAACCCAAAACCATTGGGTTTGTGTTTAGAGCGACCATGGGTTGCTCTTAAAAAAACCCCCAAACCCAACAACCCTACTAAGCTCTTCTTGTTCTGTAAACTAATTTTCCTGTCAAATATCATAGTATAAAACACTTTATTTTTCAAGGCATGGCCCAAACCATGCTCTCTGTAAGTTTGCTCTACCTTCTCTGGCCCCTTTTTGTTGGAACAAACTCTCTCCCAGCTCCTGTTCTGGAAACTTGGgagcattgatttttttgagcatTAACTAATACTAACCAATTCATCATCACTTATCAAGTAATAAGATAGCACAAGTTCACAACTTCTTGGACATTTTCCCCCATCTAACCTTGTGTGTACCATACATAGTACCATTGATGTCAATCTTATGTAATTTTTATCTGAATTAGCTCTGTTTTGCATAAAGCATTAATGCTATATGGATCACGTGTAGTTAGTCGACAATAGCACATGAATGTGTATAAGAGAATGCCAATAAGGAGAAATGGAGAATTGCAGAGTCATCAAATCAGTGataaataatagaataaattacaattaaagCAGACagatgaatatatataattcccAGTAGTATGTGTATTCTCAGATAAAACTACATGTCTTTGCATCCTTCTAATTCTTTCCCATTATAACTCTACTATCTCCTAATATAAATATACCAGATGAGGAACACGAAAGAAAAATGCATCCATTTGATGCATTGAGATGACATCTTGGTTTTGaggaaaaaggataaaaaagaaaaggaacaaaaagaaaatacctACATTACAAAGAACAAAGGTTGTGTCAGTGGGACGCCGAAGGCAGCTTCCAAAATTTTTTGGTTGCAACAAGTATTTTTTCTCTCCCGTGTGATTCAGGTTCTTTCTCATGTATGGTAGCTGTCCATTTAATAGCACGGGCTATGCGACCTACTTTATCAATAACTTCAGGGGAATCTCTAACCACAACTGTTCCCTGTGGACGCAAAATTCGATCCATCTCCACCATCAAATCCACAAGGCTACACCTGCAATGAGCACAGGCACTTAAACTTTAATTACAGAAAAGCAACCTATCAAGTTCTTTGAACAAATAGAGGTTAACATCTCCTTTGGATTGAAGAGAAATCTTGTTGCACTTGCATGGATTCAGCTCTTAGAAACCGGCATGGATAAGGTGTAGAAACAAGCATATTCAGAAAGGActtctagagagagaaaatttaagTTGCATGGTGGCTCACAAATATATGCACATTATACCattttttagtaaacagtattatatttttatgatacaGATGAGAGATGTAATGATTGCATAAATTTCAAGTTCTGCACATACAAACCTTTCATAGGACAAAAGCCCAGTTAATAGCCCATGGGGATAATAACTTGCGATTTTATCAAGGAATATAACAGATTACAATGCATAACATATATAGCCAAAGAGCTCTAGCTCAATGGCACCTTCTCctccacaccccccccccccccccaaaaaaaagaaaagaaaagaaatattaataataaataaagggtATAGGGTAGGGCTAGTGGGTTTTGAACCCACAGAGTGTATGTATTTTCTCaccaataataaataaataaatgcattacatataaaatataagcaaatAATACAATATTAATGACACGAACACTCTAATTTTGATAAAAACATATCAATTTTGTCAAATGAAGCCATATCTACTTCTTGTTCTACTTCAACTAAAACTAAGTTATCTTTAGGAGCCTTTATTTATAAAAGTTACAACAAAAAGTAGGTTTAAGCCCATGCCTAGGTGCCTTAGCGGTAAGGGAGAGTGCCTAGGCTAATTGTAAATGCAGAAGTCTCTGTTTTGACTCCTAGCTAGGGAATTTAGCGATTTACCCGATGCATGCTCAGTGGGGGTGAGTAGGCATCCTGGGTTTACCCCTCGAGGATGGTCCCACTGGCCCATACCTTGAGGGGGTTCCTcgtcataaaaataaaaataaaaaaaataaaaagaataggtTTAAGCAGccaaacaatatcatcaacCTAGCAAAATATcaggattttatttatttttaagtactTTTGAATATCACAAAATGTGCTCCATATTACtacattttattataaataaataaaaaaaacaaactccAAGGAAGCCAGGAAAAACAGAAAACAGATAAGAAACTAGCAACAAGGAAGAGGTTATACATTACACATACCTGTTCTTGCCTTGATCTTTTATGAGTGATTCAATACCAGCTACATGAATGAGATCATAGGTCCTAGGATATGTTGAGAAAGGCTCACACCTGGAACCATTAATACATTAGTTCATCCACAAAAGTTCTCCATGAAGCCATTATAGTTATAGTAAAATTGATAATGGCTCCAAATCCTACTGAAAATAAAGGATGGAGTTAATATATTTATGAATGGCTGCCATACAAGGTATGGGCTTCTTGGGGGGAGGAAAAAAGGATGCCTGGACTGGTAACTTTAGTCCAATTTCAGACAGAGCAACAGGATACGCCAATCAAACCATAAAGGGCATGCAGTTCATCACACCAAAAGCTTTTACCTTTCAATGAACAATTGAAACTACCAAAACTTCAAAAGAGTAACAACTTTTAATTTGTGAAGTAGGTCTTTTGATTACCACTTAGAGTCTACATGAAACAGATCACAGAAGAAGAAATATCTAATGAATGCAATTTCATTGGAATATTGGAAGGTCATAAACTGCCCTCTACAGTTACAAATGTGAAATAAAGAATAAGAGGATATAGCAATCAAGCCATAAGGGCTTTTGCAGTTCATTACACCAAAGACTTTCTGTGAACTATTGAAGCTATCAAAAGAGTAATGTTGCTAGGCCAATGTGGCTGATGACTGGGAATTGGAAGGTTGCTAGGTTCCAAGGAAAAACGTTCCCTTTGTAAAGAAGGCCTTTTGATAACTACTTGGAGTGTACATGCAGTGGATCACAGAAGAAGATATATGTAATGAATGCTGTTTCATTGGATTATTGGAAGGTCATAACCTTCCCTCTTAACagctgaaaatgtgaaaatggaGCTAAAGCAGGACCCCTGACTACAAAGAACGACTCATATAATTTATGTGTGCTGGGTGGGAGGGTGGGGCGTTCTTGTGTTAATTCCATGAAAACAATTCTCCCTTCCCTAAGGATCCATTTTTTGGGACATCACaatcaatttcatcaaaatcctaaaggaatccaagtggtttgtgtgtgtgtgtgtgtgttttttttttttttttgggggggggggggggggtgaacaTATAATTAACTGTACTATTAAATCTATAAATCTGGTAAAGGGAATCCAAGCTGTTTAAACTGCAGAACAGAGCAGATGTGTTGTTTTCTGGAAGATAACTCCAGTGGACCAACAAACCTGGTCTTTTTTTACATggattattttttatagatatattGGCATATTAGAAGATGTGGATATTGGTGAAAATCTCGAGTTAACTAACTCATAAATAACCATAAAGGCAAGAAGGAATTTTACCAGATATCAATTCTATCTGCTCCGACACAAAGCAACAGGAGGATCTTGTGTATTACTTCAGGACAATAGCAGCAAGGGCATTTTAACATGTAgccatttaaaaattgatatgaaATGTTTGATTGTTGATTAATGCATGCTTCTAAAGAAGATACGAGTCATACGATGGTCACTTCAAGAGTAATATGAAGAATTCATGAAACTTCATCAATTCTAAGAGAGAGGGCCTATTAACAGGAATATATTTTTGAAGGATCAGCAAGACAGTAAAAGTCACTCACCAATCATGGTAGACACCAATAAGGCCTCTGTCATAAATTACTGCCAAAGTTGGCGTCTTGCGAGCAGGTACCACATTCATTACCCACACAGGGTCAGATTTTAGAGCTGCTGCAAAGCCTCCAAAAAATGCATTCATGTCCATGACGTTGCGTATGGCTGGAGTTCCAAGCTTTATATTTAATGAGTTCTTGTAGTAAGCAACCCGTCTTAACCACCTCCGGGTGTCAGCCTCATACACATCAATGCCATTTTTCATCTGTGTGGCTCTTGAAGGAACTTTTGTCAGCCTGCTGGGCCACTTTGGAATTGTCCCAACAGCTAGTTCTCCTTTGGCAGTAGAGGTCCtgcttacacatttttttaacttGTAATACCTGCAAAACAATTGAGCTTACTTTTCACAATTCCCAGAAAATCTTTGCATATACAGGCCCCATTGATAATAGCACTGTTTGAAATAAACCAGATAGAAATCCATCGCATACAAGCACAACGGTGTATGGCATGGcaacaaataaattattgaccCCTCCACATgctaaaaaaaatcctttcaaataagaaaaattgttCCAGGACAGTTACCAGGCATAACTTGGGTCATCTGATTCATCACACAACTCTAAACCAAATTCATTTTGGTTGGGGAGACATGAATCTCCCAGAGGCTTTTTCCAGATGGCTGTGCTTCCTTCTACAACAATGATTTCATAACACAATGATCTAGCCACAGCCTGCAGATCATCCCATTCCTTGTCTTGATTAGCCCAGCGTACCGGGGGACCAGAGATGACCAGATATCCTCCTGGTCGAAGCAACCGATCCACTTCGAGGAAATATGTTGCATCTGCAAAGCCAGAATTTTTATGATAAATACAAGTGGCAGGAACTAGCAATAGTGTTATATAGGAGAGACCAAATGTGACAAAGAACTCACTATAAGCAGTAAAAGGGACTAAACATCGAGAACAATGCACCAAGTCAAATGAGAATCCTGGAAATGGGAGTCTGCGAGTTCCAAGCATAGCAACAAAAGCTGGAATCCCTCTCTCCAGTGCAAACTGTATCTGGGATTTATGTGAATCTCTTGGTGCAAATGACACGGTTAAAATGTCTTCAGCTAGCAGATACCCCCCAAAACTGGCCACCTGCACGAGGATGAGATTTTATGATCTAAAAAGTATAAATTCTAGTAAGGTCTCAGAGAGATACAGGAATTAAGCTCCTACCCCGCAACCCATATCGAGAGCAGTCCTTATAGTGCCACCACTTATAGGGATATATTGTCCAAGCTTTTCAATATAAGGTACTGCACCCTCTGGGAACATTGTGCCACCACCAGGGAAAATGAAGTATGGACCTTCCAGTTTCATCCATCCCTGATGACCTTTCCTTTCTGCAATTTTGTTGTGTGGCATGTTGCTATGCCATACCTGTACAAGCAGTCAACAATACTTCAGGATAAATGAATAGAGTAACTAATGAATTTCTGACAAAATATTGGCATCATACATCAGTCTTGGCATTTGAAACAATATGGAACAAATAATCTTATATTGAGCACCAATGTATGCAAATTATTTCTTGCATATAGATTGTTTCCAAGAAGAAAACCAAACACTACttcacgtaaaaaaaaaaaaaaatctgataatTTTCTTGTAAGCAATCCAAATATGGCTACTTTGTCCATCACCATACTCAAAAACCCAGTTGAAGATTGACTTTCAAATTTAAGAAGATAAGATCCAAGCATGAGCTGAGCTTCACCAGGTTACAATATCTAATTGAGATTGACAATCCTCAATACTTATTTATAATGACACTCCTTTTGTTACTATTTAAGCATTATAGGGGCTAGATTTTTATAGCCTATCCACAATTCAAGTGAGAACCTCAATGAATCAATTTCAAGGTTTGTTGAGCATTTTTCTAATTGGTAACTTAAACATGTACCTAGTAAGTCTCGAACCCACTACCTTACCTTGCATACAAAATTTATGAGGAAGTGTCATTTGAACCCAAGGTCATTGTCTCAAAGTTTGTTGAGCATTAGTATTTGAAGCCTTAAAATCTccatctatctatctatctaaaTTATAACTAAGACCCTAGACTATCTCCATCACCTCTTCTAAAGTGAGGTTTTTTCAAATTCTAGTGACATCCAGTTTATAGTTGTTACACCATCAAGAAAACAATAAATCCCATTACTACTTCTCtgatactttttgttttttaaagatAGATGGTTACAATCTTGGAAACATCAAGAGGAGTCAGTCGAGCAACACATGACGATTGGCAGTACTTCCTTAATACATTATCCTTGAATCCACATCTTATgtattcaataaaaaatcacatgtaCTTTTACTTAACAACCTAAAATTCAAACCTTTagatcaaaacaacaaaaaaaaaaaaaagaagaagccattACCTTGTGCAAGCTTTCGGGCCACGGCACCGGAATTTCGTACCCTTTAGGAGGTGGGATTAGACAAAGCGGCGTGTTGTCCGGTAGAGGACAATGTCGTTCTCTATAGAAGTTCATTTCTCTGCTCAACTGGCTGTTCCTCCTTGGGTCCTCACATGGCATGTGGTCCACTGAGTCTGCAGAGCAAGCCTCGATGGTGACCGGCTGAGTCCCCAGCTCCACCAACGCCGCGAGGCGGTGGCGCTGACCTGGATCGGAGGTGGAGAGGAGGAGGGCTTGGCGTCCCGATGCGGCCATAGAGTCTCCTAAGGGAGTGAAGACTAGCAGTAAGAAGATGAAAACGATGGCAAAGAACGCGGCCGAGACTAAGTCCAAGAGTCGCCATTGTCTGGGGCTTCGTTTCGATATGGGCAGATTTAGATGACCCATTTTCTTGGATCTGATCAAATGGGCATCTGGTGATGGGGTTTTGTTGAGttgggttcttttttgttttcagaaAAATCTGAGGACTCTGTTGTTTTTGGGGGGTGTTTTTGGTTGttagtgagagagaaagagagattttttgaaGTGTATTGTAGTATTGGGATGTGAAGATTTTACGGGTTAGATGGGGTTGGTGAGATTGAAGAGATTTTGAGTATGAGAGGTGGAACTGGAAGCAAAtgttcttttattgtttttgggGTTTGGGGAGAGATACTAGATTTGGGATTGCAGTTTTCACATGCACGGTGAGACTGTGTATGTGTATTTATTGAAGTGgtactcttttgttttttgaagcAGCGGATTTGTTTATTGTAGAATTGTAGTGGGAAATGGCCGAATGGGGGGGGATATTATAACTATATAGGTTGGTGTAGAGGATTAGATTGACCTGGCTGTGAAGGATCTGTGAGTGAATACTGCAACTGTAAGTGTAATATActaaattattactaatatatatCTACGGCTGTCGAGTGATGGGAATGGCCAGAATAGGAacttgatgttgatgatgaggCTTCGGTTTGATGATGCCAGGACAGTGAAGTTTGATGCCTACGCGTGATTTGCTTGCGATTAaagctttaaatttttttttttttttcttttatgaaaagGTTTTTTTTCTGCTTCTTGAAAACTCAATAGTTGAGAGGGATGAGAAATTTGAACTCTTctaagttaaaacttaaaacatcaAAATATGTTAATTAGTTGAATTATAATACTTTTGACATAAAAAgaatttatgtaatttatttgttcatactaaagtaaagaagaataataataaggaaattTAACCaattatgataataaaaaaatttacggttataaacaattttttcattttttttttattatagattttataaaaattaaaatgtattgttcccatttcataataattgcTAATAATACTGCACAGAATTAGTAGGCTGAATATTCTGGGTTTCAATGAAACAATGACTCGCTTGGAAGACTTAAAAAGAAGAACACACAATCAAAAGGCGACCGAGATGGATCAGCCAAGTACCCTCCAATGATTAAATTAGTTTTGCTTTGGAAAATAAAGTTCCAACTTTAGAGGAGTCCTCTTAGAAAAAACTTACCCTGATTTGATGTAGGCGAGTCCTTATATAGAGGGTCTTGGAATGGTTATTTGCTTAATAACTTCCCTAAGATTTGTGGGAATTAGTAAGTTCAGACATAACCTCTACAACGGCTATGGAAGTTATAACCTCCAATCTTATCTATTACAACTGCTGCTGGAAGTTAAGCATTTGTGAGGAAGTTATGGCGATAAATAAGGGTTTTGTTCTCACTGTGGTCTGAATCTTCAACATATGCAGATAAAATTCATTATTGAGAATTTCCTAAGTGTCACGTGATCATCCAGGCATTTTTCCTATGGATGACCTCTTTGAATACTTGGCCCTTGGCTCCTGGACGACCCCTATGGACGAGACAGAGATGGTAATTATTTTTTGCCTCCCCAACAGTTAACATTTAGTATACTCATGTTGTGAATTGAGAAATAAAAGATAGTGTAGTCGATTCAAAATGACTAATTTCCTTAATTTGAGAgaggaaatagatttttttttttttggggttcatTTTTTGCTTAATTTTCATTAATGCATTCAACATACATAAATAacccttatcaaaaaaaaaaaaaaaacataaataaccaAGAATGAGATAGTCTCACCAACAAATCCTAAAATATAGAAACCTATTCTATCCTAAAACATAAGAATTTATTTGAATGCAAATGAATAACAATACTAATCAATCTAAGAAGCCTCATTCTATCACTTatctaaattcaaataatttatctaaCATCTAGGTCATAACAACCCACTGATTGATGATGCAGGAGATCCCAGTGGTTACTTGTCCAATGAATTCTCAAATACTTGCAAAAACAAGTATACCCAAAACTTCAGAGTTAAAGAGACATTGGTATGGTGTATGGTGCTGCCCCCAGTTCCTCATATGCTTAAGTTAGCACTCTAATACCATAAAATGAAAAGTCAATTGTTTAGGATTATTTTGCATACCTTGCGTTTAGTGTTTATATAGGGTATCTGATTGTTACTTCCAAGATTCCCATTAGTTACTTTAGTTGGAATGTTGCATAGACGTTGCTCACTTGTCCGAAAGGATTGTACCTTTCCCCAAAGTGAGGACTcatccatttttattttggacaaAGAATCTTTGAAGTAGGTAAATATAAATTAGAAAAGATGTATCCCATCAATAATGATTTCTCTTTACCAATAGAGTAAGACAATTTAGTTTCTATTAATGTAGGTAAGATTTGAACTCGtcttttatttgatgacaaaaaaCTTTACCCATTAAGTTAATTAGAACCCACTTATTTATGTATTTGGGCaaagaatttgtaaaaaaaaagaaaaagaaaaagtgaggtggagagaatttaaatttatgttaagtaaaattcattgtttggatATGTtattagatgaatttctaatttttaaaggGAATTTTAGTTGAGAATTGAGGgctcaaattttaatttacaaattattcCTATACATTTGTTATTTCCAaatctctcttcctcctccatcccttttttgctttttaagcATGCGTTTGGCCAACTTATTTGCTTAAAGGTGAGACAAAAAGTGACTTAATAAATAAGTTGACTGTAAATAAATTGGTCAAACACACCCTCAATGCTCAATACGGAATTCCCTTTCTCCACATCTAATCTTAATAAAGAACAAATCATCCTTAAACAACCCAAAAATGCTTTAATGCAACTCCACAACCCTCACTCCAACCACTACTACACCACCTGCCATGACTCGTACCAACTTGCATTCAACTCCAATATCCATCCCTTCATACGAGCGCATGAGACAAAGATTGTGTCATTTTCTTATGGTAAAAAGGAACGACCATCGACGAGTTGGATCCTATGAGAGCATAGACATGGCATCTTCACTCTTAGCAATTCTTACGAACGAATAGTAATATCTATTAGGCATAGTGTTAAGGTCATTCATAGCATCAAGGTCTTCATTGAGGAGAAAGTATTCCTTGTAACAATCATACAAAGTCAAACAAACTcttttgttataataattagTCTTACCAAGTTACCAATTACCTCTTATTCGCAAATTGGGCTTGTTACATGCTTGACTTTTCATGATCGCAAGCTATGTTGGTTTTCGTAAAGGGGCATAAGGTAATGCTTTGGGTTTGCCTATTTCGTGACAGACAAGTTCAAAACATGAAACTCAAGAAGAGACAGTTTCACTTGGACTACACTATATCACACTAGCCATATCAACGTTTCAGATTTGGAACTCGTCTCTTCTCTTCAGCGTTTAAAACTCTGCAGCAAATTCAGAATCAGCAAATTCAGAATCTGCTTTCTCCACAGAAGTACTTGCTGCTGCAGGAAGTCCCCTCTGTGATCAACAATGCATGCTAGCAATGACCATGATGACAAAAAAGGCATTATTATACATATCTGTTCGAGGAGGAACCATGGGGAGGTAAAAcctcacttaaattttttaatttttttggtgtaaCCTACTTTCAATTGTTGAAAACATGCTTTAACCTactttcaaccaaaaaataaacataaatcaGCAAAACACTATATAAGCCATTGGCAAACATAcacagccaaaaaaagaaaaaaaaaaaaacatgttctACCAGACTCAAGTCTCAATTTGCCTCAACCACTGTCAAGCTCGTTGGAGAACTTTGCCCATCAGAACCATGCTAACAAAAACTAGGCCAGAACTCTAGAACCTACATTTAGTACAGCTGACTAACAATAGCAGTaacctcatctctctctctctcttttaaaaaaGCATTTGATAGCATgcaaatcaaatgaaaaaagaacagaaaatcAAAAGTCAGATTTTTGAACACTCTTTTTATGGTCTCAAGTTCTGTTCGCACATTCAATCAGAGATCACATTTAATGTGTTTAGTAAGTGTACAAAATATTGCAGGAAACATCcaaaccaaaagagaaaaagaaaccatTGAAGAATTAACAGCAGCAGAAAGAACCTTTCATCTCATGGCCGAAGGCTCTGGGAGAGCTTTATAAGATAAATACGAGCATATACAAAACAGTAAccattaatatttataaattgttgGAATAAATTTGTATCCTGGACTCCTGAAAATGCAAATCACCACCAGCACAAAGCCCATCTTGTTTAGGGTGTTCAGAACCCCACTTAATCATGCTAAACGACCAAgcacaatttataaaaaaacctaaaagagAAAAGTCTTGGTCATACTACCCTATTCCTTCTGAAACTGAAATTCAATGTTTCCTTGCCGCCCTAAGATTGTATTCATGCTTAATAAGATTTGCTCTCAGCAGCATTGACCTAACATCCCGATCAAATTCATTACCAGTCTGTAAAACTCGCTGGAAAGTTGCATTCCTTTGATCTGCATGACGTGCATACAGAATTTTGTTGT of Quercus lobata isolate SW786 chromosome 8, ValleyOak3.0 Primary Assembly, whole genome shotgun sequence contains these proteins:
- the LOC115955818 gene encoding probable methyltransferase PMT13, translated to MGHLNLPISKRSPRQWRLLDLVSAAFFAIVFIFLLLVFTPLGDSMAASGRQALLLSTSDPGQRHRLAALVELGTQPVTIEACSADSVDHMPCEDPRRNSQLSREMNFYRERHCPLPDNTPLCLIPPPKGYEIPVPWPESLHKVWHSNMPHNKIAERKGHQGWMKLEGPYFIFPGGGTMFPEGAVPYIEKLGQYIPISGGTIRTALDMGCGVASFGGYLLAEDILTVSFAPRDSHKSQIQFALERGIPAFVAMLGTRRLPFPGFSFDLVHCSRCLVPFTAYNATYFLEVDRLLRPGGYLVISGPPVRWANQDKEWDDLQAVARSLCYEIIVVEGSTAIWKKPLGDSCLPNQNEFGLELCDESDDPSYAWYYKLKKCVSRTSTAKGELAVGTIPKWPSRLTKVPSRATQMKNGIDVYEADTRRWLRRVAYYKNSLNIKLGTPAIRNVMDMNAFFGGFAAALKSDPVWVMNVVPARKTPTLAVIYDRGLIGVYHDWCEPFSTYPRTYDLIHVAGIESLIKDQGKNRCSLVDLMVEMDRILRPQGTVVVRDSPEVIDKVGRIARAIKWTATIHEKEPESHGREKILVATKKFWKLPSASH